The DNA segment AAGTTGGGGATTTCTGAGACGGGGCGTAAGGGATTAAAAATCACTGGTGTAGTCAGTTCAGTTGAGGCTAAGTCGTCGAATAGTGGAATTCTCTTGCCATATTGAAATGGGGCGGAACCAGTCACAAATTCGTCACACGGGGAATGGATGCCTGTTGTGATCTTCTAGGATCGTCAGGCCACCAGGGGCTCTACTTCTGCATCGCCCGATTTCTGGGGAGCTTACGAATCCCTTCTACTCAGAATCAGATGATTGAAATCAATCATGATACTGAGGACGTTGCGTTCATACTTCGGCAAGTTCTGAGATTTCCTGTTCGCCGCCGTGCAACTGAATATGGTGCCCCCACTATTCTATCAAGATGTGATGAATGCAAGGTCGATTCGGATTCTAACTTCTGACGAATTGAGGTCAGACTCTTCGCGACTCAGCTTGCCCATTTGAAAGGTTAACACGAGTCCAATCAGTGGAGCGCAGCGGCCATGGACAAAAGTCAAAAACCACTCTCGATCCGATTGCGACCAAAGACGCGGAGGTGGTGCCATAGGTAGGATTAGTAAATGAAGTTACTGCCATATTAGCGATGAATTCTTGCCAAGGCCTGTGCGCATAGTCATCTGGTCCGCTTGTATCCGCCCAATGTCGACAACCTGTTAGGTCAATGTGTAGTCTCCGTAGTGCGGAATATCTTTGGTCGCGTGGATTGTCCAAATCCCCTGACGAAATGTGGTGAAACCCCAAATTATACGCGCGCTGTTCAAACGAGCGGCCATTCCATCGCCACCATTTAACGCAGTTGGCATCCAGTAACAGCAAGTTGAACGGGAGATATCTGGACAGGTCCAAGGCGTACACCCCTGCCGGTCCCAATGCGGCAGCAATTAGCGGAAGTTCTCCTCGGCTCCAGATTCTGCGCGGAGCTTGTATTTTCTCTTCCCTATTCAGTATAATCGAGGTACGACGTGTGGGTAGATGTACGGCTAACCATGTTCCTCCCCCTTGCAGATCTAAGCCACCCACAGTATCCGGGAAATCCGTCTCCCACCATCTATGTGGAGGTTTCCATCCTCGGGAGCGCACTTCATCGCGCACACAAGCTAAAGTGACCGGCCATCGT comes from the Candidatus Zixiibacteriota bacterium genome and includes:
- a CDS encoding hypothetical protein (Evidence 5 : Unknown function), producing MERSGHGQKSKTTLDPIATKDAEVVP